In Sphingomonas crocodyli, a genomic segment contains:
- a CDS encoding lysine--tRNA ligase, which produces MSDSITSAALREAALVSKAWPYEEARKLLKRYEKGAPDKGHVLFETGYGPSGLPHIGTFNEVLRTTMVRRAYEELSDIPTRLIAFSDDMDGLRKVPDNVPNKELLAQHLGKPLTQVPDPFEKFDSFAAHNNAMLREFLDRYGFEYEFLSATEQYKSGRFDETLKSVLRHYDAIMGVMLPTLRAERRATYSPVLPISPTSGIVLQVPVTVVDADAGLVSFEDEGQTITQSILGGGAKLQWKVDWAMRWVALGVDYEMSGKDLIDSVTQSSKIARVLGSRPPEMFTYEMFLDEKGEKISKSKGNGLSLEQWLTYGPEESLAFFAYREPKKAKQLHMGVIPRAVDEYWQFRGNYPAQPIEQRLGNPVHHIHSGKLPDGELPVTFGLLLNLVGVMGEASKEQVWGYLANYVADASAEKYPELDRLIGHALAYHRDFVAPTLKRRKPEPNEAAALKALDDKLAAMPGASAEDIQNEVYEIGKNPDYGFASLRDWFKALYETLLGAEQGPRMGSFIALYGIDNSRKLIAEALA; this is translated from the coding sequence ATGTCCGACAGCATCACATCCGCCGCTCTGCGCGAAGCCGCGCTCGTCTCCAAGGCCTGGCCCTATGAGGAGGCGCGCAAGCTGCTCAAGCGTTATGAAAAAGGCGCGCCGGACAAGGGCCATGTGCTGTTCGAAACCGGCTATGGTCCGTCGGGCCTGCCGCATATCGGCACCTTCAACGAAGTGCTGCGCACTACGATGGTCCGCCGCGCTTATGAGGAATTGTCGGATATCCCGACCCGCCTGATCGCGTTCAGTGACGATATGGACGGGCTGCGCAAGGTGCCGGATAACGTTCCGAACAAGGAACTGCTCGCACAGCACCTGGGCAAGCCGCTGACGCAGGTGCCCGATCCGTTCGAAAAGTTCGACAGCTTCGCCGCGCACAACAATGCGATGCTGCGCGAATTTCTCGATCGCTATGGCTTCGAATACGAATTCCTGTCGGCAACCGAACAGTACAAGTCGGGCCGTTTCGATGAGACGCTGAAGTCGGTCCTGCGCCACTATGATGCGATCATGGGCGTGATGCTGCCCACTTTGCGCGCCGAGCGCCGCGCGACCTATTCGCCCGTCCTGCCGATCAGCCCGACGTCGGGCATCGTCCTGCAGGTGCCCGTCACCGTCGTCGATGCCGACGCCGGCCTCGTCAGCTTCGAGGATGAAGGTCAGACGATCACCCAGTCTATCCTCGGTGGTGGTGCCAAGCTGCAGTGGAAGGTCGACTGGGCGATGCGCTGGGTCGCGCTGGGCGTCGATTACGAGATGTCGGGCAAGGATCTGATCGACTCGGTCACGCAGTCGTCGAAGATCGCGCGCGTCCTCGGCTCGCGCCCGCCCGAGATGTTCACCTATGAGATGTTTCTCGATGAAAAGGGCGAGAAGATCTCCAAGTCCAAGGGCAACGGTCTGAGCCTCGAACAGTGGCTGACCTACGGCCCCGAAGAGAGCCTGGCTTTCTTCGCCTATCGCGAGCCGAAGAAGGCGAAGCAGCTCCACATGGGCGTGATCCCGCGCGCGGTGGACGAATATTGGCAGTTCCGCGGCAATTATCCCGCGCAGCCGATCGAACAGCGGCTCGGCAATCCGGTGCACCACATCCACAGCGGCAAGCTGCCCGACGGCGAACTGCCCGTGACCTTCGGCCTGCTCCTCAACCTCGTCGGTGTGATGGGGGAGGCGTCGAAGGAGCAGGTGTGGGGCTATCTCGCCAATTATGTGGCCGATGCCTCGGCAGAGAAATATCCTGAGCTGGATCGGCTGATCGGCCACGCGCTCGCCTATCACCGCGATTTCGTCGCACCGACGCTCAAGCGCCGCAAGCCTGAGCCGAACGAGGCGGCCGCGCTCAAGGCGCTCGACGACAAGCTGGCGGCAATGCCGGGCGCCTCGGCCGAGGATATCCAGAACGAGGTCTATGAGATCGGGAAGAACCCCGATTACGGCTTCGCCTCGCTGCGCGACTGGTTCAAGGCGCTCTACGAAACCCTACTGGGCGCGGAACAAGGCCCGCGCATGGGCAGCTTCATCGCGCTCTACGGCATCGACAATTCGCGCAAGCTGATCGCCGAGGCGCTTGCGTGA
- a CDS encoding alpha/beta fold hydrolase yields MKAAALALLAFAVAPADDPYAPGKEIVADIGRIVTPEGVQETFELTLGGARQVVNVRGADKANPILIFVHGGPGAVEMPVAWAFQRPWEDYFTVVQWDQRGAGRSYPLNDPKVIAPTLTPDRYRDDTIELIEALRKRYGKRKVFLLGHSWGSAVGLSVAVKRPDLLYAYVGMGQLIDFRENERVGYDRTLAQARRDNNAEAVRELEALRPYPGPGAFSVDAMSTERKWSIHYGALAAGRDNADFYFHAPRLSPEYTPADRKAWDAGSGFTIETMFPQLSSLTFANVKRLDTPVVFLLGRHDYTCAAPIASAWIDRVDAPSKATVWFEHSAHLPMIEEPGRVFAALLEKVRPLAKDE; encoded by the coding sequence GTGAAGGCGGCTGCGCTCGCGCTGCTGGCCTTCGCCGTCGCGCCGGCGGATGACCCCTACGCGCCGGGCAAGGAGATCGTTGCCGATATCGGCCGGATCGTGACGCCCGAAGGCGTGCAGGAGACGTTCGAACTGACGCTCGGCGGGGCGCGGCAGGTGGTGAACGTACGCGGCGCCGATAAGGCGAACCCGATCCTGATCTTCGTCCACGGCGGCCCCGGCGCGGTCGAGATGCCGGTCGCCTGGGCATTTCAACGGCCGTGGGAAGATTATTTCACCGTCGTCCAGTGGGATCAACGCGGGGCAGGGCGCTCCTATCCGCTCAACGATCCCAAGGTGATCGCGCCGACGCTCACACCCGATCGCTACCGCGACGACACGATCGAACTGATCGAGGCGCTGCGCAAACGCTATGGCAAGCGCAAGGTGTTCCTGCTCGGGCATAGCTGGGGTTCGGCGGTGGGCCTGTCGGTCGCGGTCAAGCGGCCCGATCTGCTCTATGCTTATGTCGGCATGGGGCAGCTGATCGACTTCCGCGAGAATGAGCGGGTCGGCTATGACCGGACGCTCGCGCAGGCCAGGCGTGACAACAATGCCGAAGCGGTGCGCGAACTGGAGGCGCTCAGGCCTTATCCGGGGCCGGGTGCTTTCTCGGTCGATGCGATGTCGACTGAGCGCAAATGGTCGATCCATTATGGCGCGCTCGCGGCCGGCCGCGACAATGCCGATTTCTATTTCCACGCGCCGCGTCTCTCGCCCGAATATACGCCCGCCGATCGCAAGGCGTGGGATGCGGGCAGTGGCTTCACGATCGAAACGATGTTCCCGCAGCTGTCGAGCCTGACCTTCGCGAACGTGAAGCGGCTCGACACGCCGGTCGTCTTCCTGCTGGGCCGCCACGATTATACCTGCGCGGCCCCGATCGCATCGGCGTGGATCGATCGGGTCGATGCGCCGTCGAAGGCGACCGTCTGGTTCGAACATTCGGCGCACCTGCCGATGATCGAGGAACCCGGCCGCGTCTTCGCCGCGCTGCTGGAAAAGGTCCGCCCGCTGGCGAAGGACGAATAG
- a CDS encoding LysR family transcriptional regulator, with the protein MTDLVLALRTYADVAADGSFSRVAERSGASHTTIARRIDFLEAHFGARLLHRSTRRLTLTQEGLRLLDHARTVIEAIENAASELGDGKAARGVVRVGVTTALGLHYAARLGELRGRHPELRIEFAVADWQGELHEAGLDLALRVGDPAPESLFVEPLGAIARSLVATPAYLAQRGTPLKIDDLRTHDCIAYGYGPAQSMWDIGGTTIAASGCFRANSSEAVYRAVTHDLGIGLLPDIRVAEAITAGQLVRLMPDTPIAPLRLSVVHHFPGRQMPFRVRAVLDFLHRAFPGAA; encoded by the coding sequence ATGACCGATCTGGTGCTCGCGCTGCGAACCTATGCCGATGTGGCCGCCGATGGCAGCTTTTCACGCGTCGCCGAACGATCGGGCGCCAGCCATACGACGATCGCGCGACGGATCGATTTTCTGGAGGCGCATTTCGGCGCGCGCCTGCTCCACCGCAGCACGCGGCGGCTGACACTGACGCAGGAGGGGCTGCGGCTGCTCGATCATGCGCGCACCGTGATCGAGGCGATCGAGAATGCGGCGTCCGAACTGGGCGACGGCAAGGCCGCGCGCGGCGTGGTTCGCGTCGGCGTCACCACCGCGCTGGGGCTGCATTATGCCGCGCGGCTGGGCGAGCTACGCGGGCGCCACCCCGAATTGCGGATCGAGTTCGCCGTCGCCGACTGGCAAGGCGAATTGCACGAGGCGGGCCTCGACCTCGCATTGCGCGTCGGCGATCCCGCGCCCGAAAGCCTGTTCGTCGAACCGCTAGGAGCTATCGCGCGCAGCCTTGTCGCGACCCCGGCCTATCTCGCGCAACGCGGCACGCCGTTGAAGATAGACGATCTGCGCACGCATGACTGCATCGCTTATGGCTATGGCCCCGCCCAGTCGATGTGGGACATTGGCGGCACGACGATCGCGGCCAGCGGCTGTTTTCGCGCGAACAGCAGCGAGGCGGTCTATCGCGCGGTGACGCACGATCTGGGCATCGGCCTGCTCCCCGACATCCGCGTCGCCGAAGCTATTACTGCGGGGCAACTCGTCCGCCTAATGCCTGACACGCCGATCGCGCCATTGCGCCTGTCGGTGGTCCATCATTTTCCGGGGCGACAGATGCCGTTCCGGGTTCGCGCGGTCCTCGATTTCCTCCACCGCGCCTTTCCCGGAGCGGCTTAG
- a CDS encoding acetyl-CoA hydrolase/transferase family protein, with protein MADRIANPGLRSKICSAEQAAGFIRHGMTVGMSGFTGSGYPKAVPTALAAQIEAEHAAGRPMRVKVWTGASTGPELDGALAKANGIELRLPYNSDPIAREQINRGEMDYLDMHLSQVAPMAWEGFLGPLNVAVVEVSGIRADGSLVPSSSVGNNKTWLDRADMVILEVNSWQNAALEGMHDIYYGTALPPHRVPIPLVRADDRIGEPTLRCDPTKIVAIVETDAPDRNLPFSPPDATASAIAGHLLEFLSHEVRVGRMPANLLPLQSGVGNIANAVMAGLIDAPFDDLVAYTEVIQDGMLDLIDAGKMRMASATAFSLSPEAALRVNNDMARYRDRMILRPQEISNHPEIVRRLGCIAMNGLIEADIYGNVNSTCVMGSRIQNGIGGSGDFARNAFVSIFMTPSTAKGGAITAIVPQAAHVDHIMQDVAVLVTEQGLADCRGLSPRKRAELIIANCAHPAYREMLRDYYDRALKGSYGLHAPSLPREALSWHQRFIDTGTMMPG; from the coding sequence ATGGCGGATCGCATCGCGAACCCCGGACTGCGTTCGAAAATCTGTTCGGCCGAACAGGCGGCGGGCTTCATCCGGCACGGCATGACCGTGGGGATGAGCGGCTTTACCGGATCGGGCTATCCCAAGGCGGTGCCGACCGCGCTTGCCGCACAGATCGAGGCCGAACATGCCGCCGGCCGCCCGATGCGCGTGAAGGTGTGGACCGGCGCGTCGACCGGCCCCGAACTCGACGGGGCACTTGCCAAGGCGAACGGCATCGAACTGCGCCTGCCCTACAATTCCGATCCGATCGCGCGCGAACAGATCAATCGCGGCGAGATGGACTATCTCGACATGCACCTGAGCCAGGTCGCGCCGATGGCGTGGGAAGGCTTCCTCGGGCCGCTCAATGTCGCTGTGGTCGAGGTGTCCGGGATCCGCGCGGACGGTTCGCTCGTCCCCTCATCGTCGGTCGGCAACAACAAGACGTGGCTCGATCGTGCCGACATGGTGATCCTGGAGGTCAACAGCTGGCAGAATGCGGCGCTGGAGGGGATGCACGACATCTATTACGGCACCGCGCTTCCGCCGCATCGCGTGCCGATCCCGCTGGTCCGCGCCGACGATCGGATCGGCGAGCCGACCCTGCGCTGCGATCCCACCAAGATCGTCGCGATCGTCGAAACCGACGCGCCCGATCGCAACCTGCCGTTCAGTCCGCCTGATGCGACCGCGTCGGCGATCGCCGGCCATCTGCTCGAATTCCTCTCGCATGAGGTGCGGGTGGGACGGATGCCTGCCAATCTGTTGCCGCTGCAATCGGGCGTCGGCAACATCGCCAATGCAGTAATGGCGGGGCTGATCGATGCGCCGTTCGACGATCTGGTCGCCTATACCGAGGTGATACAGGACGGGATGCTGGACCTGATCGATGCGGGCAAGATGCGGATGGCATCGGCCACCGCCTTCTCGCTCAGCCCCGAGGCGGCCTTGCGCGTGAACAACGATATGGCGCGCTATCGCGACAGGATGATCCTGCGCCCGCAGGAGATCAGCAATCATCCGGAGATCGTCCGCCGCCTCGGCTGCATCGCGATGAACGGGCTGATCGAGGCGGATATCTACGGCAACGTCAATTCGACCTGCGTGATGGGATCGCGCATTCAGAACGGCATCGGCGGATCGGGCGATTTCGCGCGCAACGCCTTCGTCTCGATCTTCATGACTCCCTCGACCGCGAAGGGCGGAGCGATCACCGCAATCGTGCCGCAGGCGGCGCATGTCGATCACATCATGCAGGACGTCGCCGTGCTGGTGACCGAACAAGGGCTCGCCGACTGCCGCGGCCTCAGCCCCCGCAAGCGCGCCGAACTGATCATCGCCAACTGCGCCCACCCCGCATATCGCGAGATGCTGCGCGATTATTATGATCGCGCGCTCAAAGGCTCCTACGGCCTCCACGCCCCCTCACTCCCGCGCGAGGCATTGAGTTGGCACCAGCGCTTCATCGATACGGGCACGATGATGCCGGGTTAG
- a CDS encoding DUF1737 domain-containing protein has product MLIYRFLTGVDDSAFCHKVTKALSEGWHLHGSPSYAFDAAAGRMMAGQAVTKEVADQPYDPDKKLVDY; this is encoded by the coding sequence ATGCTGATCTACCGCTTCCTGACCGGCGTCGACGACAGCGCCTTCTGCCACAAGGTGACGAAGGCGCTGTCCGAAGGCTGGCACCTCCACGGATCCCCCAGCTACGCCTTCGATGCGGCAGCCGGACGGATGATGGCCGGACAGGCGGTCACCAAAGAGGTGGCTGACCAGCCTTATGATCCGGACAAGAAACTGGTGGATTATTGA
- a CDS encoding DUF885 domain-containing protein produces the protein MKIRALLFATAALTLAPAAIAQTATPAAAASEAQSPEDKKLLQLFADSDEASLKRNPISAMFRGDMRYADRLGDFLSDAYFDGERKAGEQDLANLKAIDRAKLNQTNQIAYDVFKWQTETALKSLTPDILALTVVRPIDHFSGFHTFYPGFASGEGAAPFKTVADYENNLKRHREYVALLDESIARFRQGMKSGVVQPKLIVNNVIDQLNLQIDQVKTGPEGSTFYGPVKTFPEGIAPADQARLKADYAKAITTQIIPAYVRLRDFLKTEYLPVARDSVGLVGMKGGDKLYAYLIEQNTTLPLKAEDVHQLGLSEVARITGEMEKIRTQVGYKGTLAEFFEYLRSDPKFQPKSAEWIREEYVAIGKRVDQRIPEQFALIPKSPLQIKAVEPYREKTEAGGSYQQGTPDGSRPGTFYYNSYDLPSRTTPGMETLYLHEAVPGHHFQISLAQENAALPAFMRFGGNTAFVEGWALYAETLWKDLGMESDPYQRFGGLSDEMLRAMRLVVDTGIHAKGWTRDQAIAYMLSHSNMGKTDATAEVERYIAIPGQALAYKIGALTILKEKAKAKQVMGAKFDPRAFHAQVLDTGALPMSVLEAKLDRWIEAGK, from the coding sequence ATGAAAATCCGCGCCCTCCTTTTCGCGACCGCCGCGCTCACCCTCGCTCCCGCCGCGATCGCCCAGACGGCGACGCCGGCGGCTGCGGCTTCCGAGGCGCAAAGCCCCGAGGACAAGAAGCTGCTCCAGCTGTTCGCGGACAGCGACGAGGCCTCGCTCAAGCGCAATCCGATCAGCGCCATGTTCCGCGGCGACATGCGCTATGCCGATCGGCTCGGCGACTTTCTGTCCGACGCCTATTTCGATGGGGAGCGCAAGGCGGGCGAACAGGATCTGGCGAACCTGAAGGCGATCGATCGCGCCAAGCTGAACCAGACCAACCAGATCGCCTATGACGTGTTCAAATGGCAGACGGAAACCGCGCTCAAGAGTCTGACGCCCGACATATTGGCGCTCACCGTGGTTCGGCCGATCGACCATTTCTCCGGCTTCCACACCTTCTATCCCGGCTTCGCGTCGGGCGAAGGCGCCGCACCGTTCAAGACGGTGGCCGACTATGAGAATAATCTGAAGCGCCACCGCGAATATGTCGCCCTGCTCGACGAGAGCATCGCGCGCTTCCGCCAGGGCATGAAATCGGGCGTCGTCCAGCCCAAGCTGATCGTCAACAACGTGATCGATCAGCTCAATCTGCAGATCGATCAGGTGAAGACGGGGCCCGAAGGATCAACCTTCTACGGCCCGGTAAAGACCTTCCCAGAAGGCATCGCCCCCGCCGATCAGGCGCGGCTGAAGGCAGACTATGCCAAGGCGATCACCACACAGATCATCCCCGCCTATGTCCGCCTGCGCGATTTCCTGAAGACCGAATATCTCCCCGTCGCGCGCGACAGCGTGGGCCTGGTCGGCATGAAGGGTGGCGACAAACTCTACGCCTATCTGATCGAACAGAATACGACGCTGCCGTTGAAGGCCGAGGATGTTCACCAGCTGGGCCTCAGCGAAGTCGCGCGCATCACCGGCGAGATGGAGAAGATCCGGACGCAGGTGGGCTACAAAGGCACGCTGGCCGAGTTCTTCGAATATCTGCGCAGCGATCCCAAGTTCCAGCCCAAGAGCGCCGAATGGATCCGCGAGGAATATGTCGCGATCGGCAAGCGCGTCGATCAGCGCATCCCCGAACAATTCGCGCTGATCCCCAAGAGCCCGCTCCAGATCAAGGCGGTCGAGCCCTATCGCGAAAAGACCGAGGCAGGCGGCAGCTATCAGCAGGGCACGCCGGACGGTTCGCGCCCCGGCACCTTCTATTATAACAGCTACGATCTCCCATCGCGCACCACGCCGGGGATGGAGACGTTGTACCTGCATGAAGCCGTTCCGGGGCATCATTTCCAGATCAGTCTGGCGCAGGAAAATGCCGCCCTCCCCGCCTTCATGCGCTTCGGCGGGAACACCGCCTTCGTCGAAGGATGGGCGCTCTATGCCGAGACGCTCTGGAAGGATCTGGGCATGGAGAGCGACCCCTATCAGCGGTTCGGCGGTCTTTCCGACGAGATGCTGCGCGCGATGCGGCTGGTGGTCGATACCGGCATCCACGCCAAGGGTTGGACCCGCGATCAGGCGATCGCCTACATGCTCAGCCATTCCAACATGGGCAAGACCGACGCGACCGCCGAAGTCGAACGCTACATCGCCATTCCGGGTCAGGCACTCGCCTACAAGATCGGCGCGCTGACGATCCTGAAGGAAAAGGCGAAGGCGAAGCAGGTCATGGGCGCGAAGTTCGATCCGCGCGCCTTCCATGCCCAGGTGCTCGATACCGGCGCGCTGCCGATGTCGGTGCTGGAAGCCAAACTCGACCGCTGGATCGAGGCGGGCAAGTAG
- a CDS encoding RcnB family protein: protein MRTPILMALMAAVAVPTMAQAQSAAEVRHSQRELREERRDLRDAQRYGSARDVRNAREDVRDARREVREDWRDYRRTHRDVYRRPAYVGPRGYVYRPVNVGYRFQPAYYHSRYYIADPWRYRLPAASGYNRWVRYGNDAVLVNVRTGRVITVNNSFFW from the coding sequence ATGCGTACCCCGATTCTGATGGCGCTGATGGCCGCTGTCGCGGTGCCGACGATGGCGCAGGCCCAGTCGGCCGCCGAAGTCCGCCACAGCCAGCGCGAGCTGCGCGAGGAACGTCGCGACCTGCGCGATGCGCAGCGTTACGGCAGCGCCCGCGACGTTCGCAACGCCCGTGAGGACGTCCGCGACGCCCGTCGCGAGGTTCGTGAGGATTGGCGCGATTATCGCCGCACGCACCGCGACGTCTATCGTCGCCCGGCCTATGTCGGCCCGCGCGGTTACGTCTATCGCCCGGTGAATGTCGGCTATCGTTTCCAGCCGGCTTATTACCACTCGCGCTATTACATCGCCGATCCGTGGCGCTATCGCCTGCCGGCCGCCAGCGGCTACAATCGCTGGGTCCGCTACGGCAATGATGCGGTCCTCGTGAACGTCCGCACCGGCCGCGTGATCACGGTGAACAACAGCTTCTTCTGGTAA
- a CDS encoding RcnB family protein: protein MRTVSKGLMGLLLASAAFAPVAAQAQEARMDRPGRGDGGGRDFRDRGGAQQMGTRDFAQEREERARLNPQEPSREFQPPRQDRPTPPTPAPQDRRDFRQGQIDRNQLEQQRANDRRDFRNDRRDDRQDFRADRRDWNDRRDWGRNDRRDWSRDWRSDRRYAWQDYRRDNRSIYRVPRYVGPRGYAYSYRRWSPGFRIDPWFYGNSYWINDPWGYRLPPAYGPYRWVRYYDDVILVDIQTGIVRDIIYDFFWR, encoded by the coding sequence ATGCGTACCGTGTCGAAGGGCCTGATGGGCCTGTTGCTCGCCTCTGCCGCGTTCGCGCCCGTTGCCGCACAGGCACAGGAAGCGCGGATGGATCGCCCCGGTCGCGGCGATGGTGGTGGCCGGGATTTTCGTGACCGTGGCGGGGCCCAGCAAATGGGTACGCGCGACTTCGCTCAGGAGCGGGAGGAACGCGCCCGACTGAATCCGCAGGAGCCCTCCCGCGAATTTCAGCCGCCACGTCAGGATCGCCCGACTCCGCCCACCCCTGCCCCGCAGGATCGTCGCGACTTCCGCCAGGGCCAGATCGATCGCAACCAGCTGGAACAGCAGCGCGCCAACGACCGACGCGATTTCCGCAACGATCGCCGTGACGACCGGCAGGACTTCCGTGCCGACCGCCGCGACTGGAACGATCGTCGCGACTGGGGCCGGAACGACCGGCGCGACTGGAGCCGCGACTGGCGCAGCGACCGCCGTTATGCGTGGCAGGATTATCGCCGCGACAATCGCTCGATCTATCGCGTGCCCCGCTATGTCGGTCCGCGCGGCTATGCGTACAGCTATCGCCGCTGGTCGCCCGGCTTCCGGATCGATCCGTGGTTCTATGGCAACAGCTATTGGATCAACGATCCGTGGGGCTATCGCCTGCCGCCGGCCTACGGCCCCTATCGCTGGGTCCGCTATTATGACGACGTGATCCTGGTCGACATCCAGACCGGGATCGTCCGCGACATCATCTACGACTTCTTCTGGCGCTGA
- a CDS encoding (2Fe-2S)-binding protein has protein sequence MTRFTVNGQPIHYKMDAATPLLWALRDASNLTGTKYGCGAGLCGACTVHVDGAAIRSCQVPIGSIEGSFVTTIEALARDRSHPVQQAWVAENLPQCGYCQSGMIMAAAALLEKNHAPTDEEIDAAMTNICRCGTYPRIRRAIQRAGRVMSGAEEISAAPPPGIDPEDAANAVPALVKPK, from the coding sequence ATGACTCGCTTCACCGTCAACGGCCAGCCCATTCATTATAAGATGGACGCGGCCACGCCCCTGCTCTGGGCCTTGCGCGACGCCTCCAACCTCACCGGCACCAAATATGGCTGCGGCGCGGGGCTGTGCGGAGCGTGCACGGTGCATGTCGATGGCGCGGCGATCCGCAGCTGCCAGGTGCCGATCGGCTCGATCGAGGGCAGCTTCGTGACGACGATCGAGGCGCTCGCCCGCGATCGCAGCCATCCGGTACAGCAGGCATGGGTCGCCGAAAACCTGCCCCAGTGCGGTTATTGCCAGTCGGGCATGATCATGGCGGCGGCCGCTCTGCTCGAAAAGAATCACGCGCCGACCGATGAGGAGATCGACGCGGCGATGACCAACATCTGCCGCTGCGGCACCTATCCGCGCATCCGCCGCGCGATCCAGCGTGCGGGCCGGGTAATGTCGGGGGCGGAGGAAATCTCCGCCGCGCCGCCGCCGGGGATCGATCCCGAAGACGCGGCCAATGCTGTGCCCGCGCTGGTGAAGCCGAAGTGA
- the rpsU gene encoding 30S ribosomal protein S21 has protein sequence MQIIVRDNNVDQALRALKKKLQREGVYREMKLRRHYEKPSEKRARERAAAIRRARKLERKRAERDGVR, from the coding sequence ATGCAGATCATCGTTCGCGACAACAATGTCGATCAGGCTCTCCGCGCGCTCAAGAAGAAGCTGCAGCGTGAGGGCGTGTATCGCGAAATGAAGCTGCGTCGCCATTACGAGAAGCCGTCGGAAAAGCGCGCCCGCGAGCGTGCGGCTGCCATCCGTCGCGCCCGCAAGCTCGAGCGCAAGCGCGCCGAGCGTGATGGCGTTCGGTAA
- a CDS encoding FKBP-type peptidyl-prolyl cis-trans isomerase, with the protein MSEVTAVPLRPIAKGSLTKLWIGVAVVLAAAAGAAYVGTYKQVAMAQTPEDFLAANAKRSGVKVTASGLQYEVLKEGSGPSPTANDMVLVEYEGKLANGDIFDASARHGGPQPLPVAGGMIPGWGEGLQLMKQGAKYRFWMPPALAFGERGVPNGPIPPNAVAIFDVDLIAVAPPGAMGGMGGMGAGHGM; encoded by the coding sequence ATGTCCGAAGTGACCGCCGTACCCCTTCGCCCGATCGCGAAGGGAAGCCTGACCAAGCTGTGGATCGGGGTAGCGGTGGTCCTCGCGGCGGCAGCGGGCGCGGCCTATGTCGGCACCTACAAGCAGGTGGCGATGGCGCAGACGCCCGAGGATTTCCTGGCCGCCAATGCCAAGCGCAGCGGCGTGAAGGTCACCGCATCGGGCCTGCAATACGAAGTCCTCAAGGAAGGCAGCGGCCCTTCGCCCACCGCCAACGACATGGTGCTGGTGGAATATGAGGGCAAGCTGGCCAATGGCGACATCTTCGACGCCAGCGCGCGCCACGGCGGCCCGCAGCCGCTTCCCGTCGCGGGCGGCATGATCCCCGGCTGGGGCGAGGGCCTTCAGCTGATGAAGCAGGGCGCCAAATACCGCTTCTGGATGCCTCCGGCGCTGGCCTTTGGCGAGCGCGGCGTCCCCAACGGCCCGATCCCGCCGAACGCGGTCGCGATCTTCGACGTCGACCTCATCGCCGTCGCGCCCCCCGGCGCGATGGGGGGAATGGGCGGCATGGGCGCCGGCCACGGAATGTAA